In Turicibacter sanguinis, a genomic segment contains:
- the rluF gene encoding 23S rRNA pseudouridine(2604) synthase RluF produces the protein MRLNKFISDSGKASRRGADKLIAEGRVKVNGRIAKIGDQVKPGDEVMVNGNIIRLARNHVYLALNKPVGITCTTEKGVKGNIVDLVNHPLRVFNIGRLDKDSDGLILLTNDGDIVNEILRAENNHEKEYIVSVDKPITPEFIEKMSKGVRILGQKTLPCKVTQISKYEFNIILTQGLNRQIRRMCEVLGYEVYRLQRVRIMNITLGNLPVGQWRDLTKKEKTRLFQELNYHPQEW, from the coding sequence ATGCGTTTAAATAAATTTATAAGTGATTCTGGAAAAGCTTCAAGACGTGGGGCTGATAAATTAATTGCGGAAGGACGAGTTAAAGTTAACGGTCGTATTGCTAAAATTGGTGATCAAGTGAAACCTGGTGATGAGGTAATGGTAAATGGAAACATTATCCGTCTTGCTCGTAATCACGTTTATCTTGCTTTAAATAAACCGGTCGGAATTACGTGTACAACAGAAAAAGGAGTCAAAGGAAATATCGTCGATTTAGTTAATCACCCGCTTCGTGTGTTTAACATTGGTCGTTTAGATAAAGATTCTGATGGATTAATTTTACTTACAAATGATGGAGATATTGTCAACGAAATTTTACGTGCTGAAAATAATCACGAAAAAGAATATATTGTATCTGTTGATAAACCAATTACACCTGAATTTATTGAAAAAATGTCTAAAGGGGTTCGAATCTTAGGACAAAAAACATTACCTTGTAAAGTGACACAAATTTCAAAATATGAATTTAACATTATTTTAACACAAGGATTAAATCGCCAAATTCGTCGTATGTGTGAAGTATTAGGATATGAAGTTTATCGTTTACAACGTGTCCGTATTATGAACATTACGCTTGGAAATCTGCCAGTAGGACAATGGCGTGACTTAACCAAAAAAGAAAAAACACGTTTATTCCAAGAATTA
- a CDS encoding phosphotransferase: MSTRLKNVLACYDLVEAKIETEAISDETNRQPHVWTVNDDYLLRMSENLEELKRHIHLSKLLKTVNVKTQTPIQTVNHEDYVVMDGYYFILCEKIKGSVLTDYFIADEAKLGYELGQHLATLHEGLKEITPKLTDLWDNDMLQELSGWVSEELETYVSASTLPKTELTELKNIKNTCINHFKELYNNLPRQAIHRDFHGANIIFNDNEIVGYIDFDLTQLNARLFDVCYLGTGALASIFQEEAKRDR; this comes from the coding sequence ATGAGTACTAGATTAAAAAATGTATTAGCCTGTTACGACTTAGTGGAGGCGAAGATTGAAACAGAAGCGATAAGTGATGAAACGAATCGTCAACCACACGTTTGGACCGTGAATGATGATTACTTATTGAGAATGAGTGAGAATTTAGAGGAATTAAAACGACACATTCATTTATCTAAATTATTAAAGACGGTTAATGTTAAAACGCAAACCCCGATTCAAACTGTGAATCACGAAGATTATGTCGTTATGGATGGTTATTATTTTATTTTGTGTGAAAAAATAAAAGGATCCGTATTAACGGATTATTTTATAGCCGATGAGGCGAAGCTTGGTTATGAACTGGGGCAACATTTAGCAACGCTACACGAAGGGTTAAAAGAAATTACACCCAAACTTACTGATTTGTGGGATAATGATATGTTACAAGAGTTATCGGGGTGGGTGAGTGAAGAACTTGAAACGTATGTATCAGCGTCAACCTTACCTAAAACGGAACTAACTGAACTAAAAAACATAAAAAATACGTGTATAAATCATTTTAAGGAGCTTTATAACAATCTTCCAAGACAGGCGATTCATCGTGACTTTCATGGCGCCAATATCATTTTTAATGATAATGAAATTGTCGGCTATATTGATTTTGATTTAACCCAACTCAATGCGCGATTATTTGACGTTTGTTATTTAGGAACGGGGGCATTGGCTAGTATTTTTCAAGAAGAGGCCAAACGTGACAGATGA
- a CDS encoding YehS family protein yields the protein MDNNDILIRIRYALNLKDGQMLKIFKLGGVTLTEEEVRKMLIKSPDKGIFQDQEAEENLKCNNRTLDAFLNGLIVYKRGQKEGQEPMQPVAIKQNAVNNVVMKKLKIALSLTGEDMLEILALAGVQISKSELSAVLRKEGQKNYKQCGDRYLRNFLKGLTLKPRL from the coding sequence ATGGATAATAATGATATTTTAATTCGAATCAGATATGCATTAAACTTAAAAGACGGTCAAATGCTTAAAATATTTAAATTAGGTGGCGTGACGTTAACAGAAGAAGAAGTTCGAAAAATGTTAATTAAGTCACCGGATAAAGGAATTTTCCAAGATCAAGAGGCAGAGGAAAATTTAAAATGTAATAATCGTACATTAGATGCGTTTTTAAATGGGTTAATTGTGTATAAACGAGGTCAAAAAGAAGGGCAAGAACCGATGCAACCTGTTGCGATTAAACAAAACGCTGTTAATAATGTCGTGATGAAAAAGTTAAAAATTGCGCTTTCTTTAACAGGAGAAGACATGCTTGAAATTTTAGCTTTAGCAGGCGTTCAGATTTCAAAAAGTGAATTAAGTGCGGTGTTACGTAAAGAAGGGCAAAAAAATTATAAACAGTGTGGCGATCGTTATCTTCGTAACTTCTTAAAAGGATTAACATTAAAACCACGTTTGTAA
- a CDS encoding ATP/GTP-binding protein, giving the protein MTVRIAILGGPRCGKTTLIQQLYVDLKIRDINVGVATEYSTDYLRDKGMIESISEQYGIYLGQLHLEKALDGHDYAVTDYATFVPYIYGRLMLGDKTRTKKEIEILNDLYSLAIRDLPQYDYIFFVPREFGYKKDGVRWQDEEVAQMVDDAILNFLNAENVKYSVISGSTKERSEKIMDIIGIDAEIVQPISVDEMAE; this is encoded by the coding sequence ATGACGGTAAGAATTGCAATCCTAGGTGGACCACGTTGTGGAAAAACAACGTTAATTCAACAATTATATGTGGATTTAAAAATCAGAGATATTAATGTTGGAGTCGCAACAGAATACAGTACTGATTATTTAAGAGATAAAGGCATGATCGAATCAATTTCTGAGCAATACGGAATTTATTTAGGCCAATTACATTTAGAGAAAGCATTAGATGGACACGATTATGCTGTAACGGATTATGCGACATTCGTTCCTTATATTTATGGACGTTTAATGCTAGGTGATAAAACTCGCACCAAAAAAGAAATTGAAATTTTAAATGACCTATATAGTTTAGCGATTCGTGATTTACCTCAATATGACTATATCTTCTTTGTACCACGTGAATTTGGTTATAAGAAAGATGGCGTAAGATGGCAAGATGAAGAAGTTGCTCAAATGGTGGATGATGCGATCTTAAACTTCTTAAATGCTGAAAATGTGAAATATTCTGTGATTAGTGGTTCAACCAAAGAACGTTCAGAAAAAATCATGGATATTATCGGAATCGATGCTGAAATCGTTCAACCTATTAGTGTTGACGAAATGGCAGAATAA
- a CDS encoding LTA synthase family protein, whose product MKKWREISTFGMPLAYIMGFVCVDSLIRLMAGYDWFSLKAILFSISFSSLLAAIGLLFKGIARPIFYSMTFSLISIIAVGQLIYYRFYQAFFSVNQMTNLMELSTVSGEIFRVLELKYSLFLIPTGFVLLACYWFKSPKKRTRHDQLIIVTLTILSVILSTVTKLTFTQASNEGSRYKDDVYLYETLFDKGKAMSEFGLYQYTLQDIKLAISHQQEKTQVVGQQTSEIDDYFQKLNHTHIDNEMSGIFEGKNVVYIMAESLFSRAIHEQATPTLYKLMNEGIYFENYYSPHYKGTTSDSEFISNTSLVPSVNYGTTCYEFTDNAFPNSIASVFKKAGYSATSYHSNTGEFYNRDAYHESLGYDAFYDQEALGLEFLEEWEYMVNWPSDADLMNAASDIFLEDDRFFSYVITTNGHTPYTTQRTELQENYDYVSSFIQSDDEEIVYYYAAQNAFDQSIEVLMGRLLEAGVLDETVLVIYGDHYPYPIHHDKLWAYDSTNEWDWQELRKVPLMIWTPGIEAQTVSKVMNVFDLVPTMANLFNLDYDYEHAFGIDIFSELESTVIFEDYGWITDHARYNKYSEYYESFDEIGTESYMEEMDVKVIEMFEIGQKVLRDDYFKR is encoded by the coding sequence ATGAAGAAATGGAGAGAAATTAGCACCTTTGGGATGCCATTGGCATACATCATGGGTTTTGTTTGCGTCGATAGTTTAATTCGATTAATGGCAGGTTATGATTGGTTTTCATTAAAAGCCATTTTATTTTCGATTTCATTTAGTAGTTTATTAGCTGCCATTGGGCTATTATTTAAAGGAATCGCAAGACCTATTTTCTATAGCATGACGTTTAGTCTCATTAGCATTATTGCAGTGGGACAATTGATTTATTATCGATTTTATCAAGCTTTTTTTTCTGTTAATCAAATGACGAATTTAATGGAATTATCAACGGTAAGTGGGGAGATATTTCGGGTATTAGAATTAAAATATAGTTTGTTTTTAATTCCCACGGGATTTGTTTTATTAGCGTGCTATTGGTTTAAATCACCGAAAAAACGAACACGACATGATCAACTGATTATCGTGACTTTAACTATTTTGTCTGTTATCTTAAGTACTGTCACAAAGCTAACTTTTACACAAGCAAGCAATGAAGGGAGTCGATATAAAGATGATGTTTATTTATACGAAACATTATTTGATAAAGGAAAAGCGATGAGTGAATTTGGATTGTATCAATATACACTACAAGATATTAAACTTGCTATCAGTCATCAGCAAGAAAAAACGCAAGTAGTGGGCCAACAAACATCTGAAATTGACGACTACTTTCAAAAATTAAATCATACGCATATCGACAATGAGATGAGTGGGATTTTTGAAGGGAAAAACGTCGTTTACATTATGGCAGAAAGTTTGTTCAGCCGTGCCATTCATGAACAGGCGACCCCAACATTATATAAACTAATGAATGAAGGAATTTATTTTGAGAACTATTATTCCCCACATTATAAAGGGACCACGAGTGACTCGGAATTTATCTCTAATACCTCGTTGGTACCATCAGTGAATTATGGCACAACTTGTTATGAATTCACCGACAACGCGTTTCCAAATTCAATTGCCTCTGTGTTTAAAAAGGCAGGATACAGCGCGACATCTTATCATTCGAACACCGGAGAATTTTATAATCGAGATGCCTATCATGAATCACTAGGATATGATGCTTTTTATGACCAAGAAGCACTTGGTTTAGAATTTTTAGAAGAGTGGGAGTATATGGTGAACTGGCCAAGTGATGCGGATTTAATGAATGCTGCGTCTGATATTTTTCTTGAAGATGATCGTTTCTTTAGTTACGTGATTACGACGAATGGTCATACGCCCTATACCACACAGCGGACTGAACTACAAGAAAATTACGATTATGTTAGCTCATTTATTCAGTCTGATGACGAAGAAATTGTTTATTATTATGCCGCTCAAAATGCCTTCGACCAATCAATCGAAGTGCTTATGGGGCGTCTATTAGAAGCGGGAGTCTTAGATGAAACAGTTCTTGTCATTTATGGGGATCATTATCCTTATCCCATTCATCACGATAAGTTATGGGCATATGATTCAACAAATGAGTGGGATTGGCAAGAGCTTCGTAAAGTTCCACTCATGATTTGGACACCGGGGATTGAGGCTCAGACGGTATCAAAAGTTATGAATGTATTTGATTTAGTTCCGACGATGGCGAATTTATTTAATTTAGATTACGATTATGAGCATGCATTTGGGATTGATATTTTTAGTGAATTAGAATCAACCGTTATTTTTGAAGATTATGGATGGATCACCGATCATGCAAGATATAATAAGTATTCAGAATATTATGAATCCTTTGATGAGATAGGAACTGAAAGTTATATGGAAGAAATGGATGTTAAAGTGATTGAAATGTTTGAAATCGGACAAAAAGTGTTACGAGATGATTACTTTAAAAGATAA
- a CDS encoding DUF3793 family protein: MKRTLIEHAAPTLAGLKTANMFNYKFKSKEQLTEELILLNRELNEKGLYLDVLRESCQTVLLYVYRKNQLLEELKEVRTRQLLTELGYHHQATIPDLLNRLKQRLSSSDEFPHEIGVFLGYPIEDVLGFITNCGSNCKCCGYWKVYGDEQKAKRLFGQFTKCREIYLKLYLMGRSINQLIVSV, from the coding sequence ATGAAAAGGACATTAATTGAGCATGCAGCGCCTACATTAGCCGGGTTAAAAACGGCTAATATGTTTAATTATAAATTTAAAAGTAAGGAACAATTAACAGAAGAGCTAATCCTTCTCAATCGAGAATTAAATGAAAAGGGCCTTTATCTTGATGTTCTTCGAGAAAGTTGTCAAACCGTTCTTCTTTATGTGTATCGAAAGAATCAATTATTAGAAGAGTTAAAAGAGGTGAGAACCCGACAATTATTAACGGAATTGGGGTATCATCATCAAGCGACGATTCCGGATCTTTTGAATAGGTTAAAGCAACGTTTATCATCATCTGATGAATTTCCTCATGAAATTGGGGTGTTTTTAGGATATCCAATTGAAGATGTGTTAGGTTTTATTACGAACTGTGGCTCGAATTGTAAATGTTGTGGTTATTGGAAGGTCTATGGGGATGAACAAAAAGCGAAACGATTATTTGGTCAGTTTACAAAGTGCCGAGAAATCTATTTGAAATTATACTTAATGGGACGATCAATTAATCAATTGATTGTATCCGTTTAA